The following coding sequences lie in one Cyanobacterium sp. Dongsha4 genomic window:
- the cdaA gene encoding diadenylate cyclase CdaA: protein MFGSGFPDNLSSLILFFRQFLDLGFAVFSFYYISVLIRERRAQRMIRGLFLLFIIFYVSDRILQLKLFSFFLERLILICSLSLALVFQSDFRRFLEQIGRWQFDFSSSNSSLPKEDSAIDEMVEAVKDLSQNRVGALIIVETFNTLEERIFVNPGVQLNAIVSKELLQTIFQTKSLLHDGAVFVRGNEVVSAGVILPLSDRSASRQLGTRHRAAMGITERVDNCLCIVVSEETGSISLGEKGTLNRPLTSTKLKELLEEKLSQPSEGEVVTGVTRLSKKLTFSSQKFLANLFKFGNKKKSLEQQRKRN from the coding sequence ATGTTTGGGTCGGGTTTTCCTGACAATTTATCTTCTCTTATTCTTTTTTTCCGTCAATTTCTCGATTTAGGTTTTGCAGTTTTCTCTTTTTACTATATCTCAGTTTTAATTAGAGAACGTCGTGCACAACGGATGATTCGGGGATTATTCCTTCTTTTTATCATTTTTTATGTGAGCGATCGCATCTTGCAGTTAAAGTTATTTAGCTTTTTCTTAGAAAGATTAATTTTAATATGTTCCTTATCACTAGCATTAGTATTTCAGTCCGACTTTCGGCGCTTTTTAGAACAAATAGGCAGATGGCAATTTGATTTTTCCTCCTCCAATTCTTCTCTACCAAAAGAAGATAGTGCCATTGATGAAATGGTGGAAGCAGTCAAAGACCTCTCTCAAAATAGGGTTGGGGCGTTAATTATTGTAGAAACCTTTAATACTCTTGAAGAAAGAATTTTTGTTAATCCGGGAGTACAATTAAACGCCATTGTCAGTAAAGAATTATTACAAACTATCTTTCAAACAAAAAGCCTTCTCCATGATGGTGCAGTATTTGTCAGAGGAAATGAGGTTGTTTCCGCAGGGGTGATATTACCATTATCAGATCGTAGTGCATCTCGCCAACTAGGCACTCGTCATCGTGCGGCCATGGGTATCACAGAAAGAGTTGACAACTGTCTTTGTATTGTAGTGTCAGAAGAAACAGGCTCAATTTCCTTGGGGGAAAAAGGTACTTTAAATCGTCCTTTAACCAGTACAAAATTAAAAGAGTTATTAGAAGAAAAATTATCTCAACCCTCCGAAGGTGAAGTTGTCACGGGCGTTACTCGTTTAAGTAAAAAATTGACTTTTAGCAGTCAAAAATTCTTGGCAAATTTGTTTAAATTCGGAAACAAGAAAAAGTCCCTTGAACAACAAAGAAAAAGAAATTAA
- a CDS encoding ribulose bisphosphate carboxylase small subunit, with product MQTLPKERRYETLSYLPPLTDQQILKQVQYLLDQGFIPAVEFEKDPQPADHHWTLWKLPLFSASSPQDVLNEVRECKAQYSDSYIRVIGFDNIKQCQTMSFIVYKPNTTRF from the coding sequence ATGCAAACTTTACCTAAAGAGCGCCGTTACGAAACTTTATCCTACTTACCTCCTTTAACTGATCAACAAATCCTTAAACAAGTTCAGTATTTATTAGATCAAGGATTTATTCCTGCGGTAGAATTTGAAAAAGATCCTCAACCCGCCGATCACCACTGGACTTTATGGAAATTACCTTTATTTAGTGCTTCTTCTCCCCAAGATGTATTAAATGAAGTTCGTGAATGTAAAGCTCAATACTCTGATTCTTATATCCGTGTAATCGGTTTCGACAACATCAAACAGTGTCAAACCATGAGTTTCATCGTTTACAAACCTAACACCACTCGTTTCTAA
- the rcbX gene encoding RuBisCO chaperone RbcX — MSYKQIAKDTAKVLQSYLTFQAIKIIINQLTETNPTQAIWLTNYSDRTSVQDSEKYLNNLLGENKELVLRILTVREDLAEQVLEFLPEMVKTNITQSNIEHRRHLLERLTQTQSLPVTSSDKDESNQESNSLDNKEE; from the coding sequence ATGTCCTATAAGCAAATTGCCAAGGATACGGCGAAGGTTTTGCAAAGTTATCTTACTTTTCAAGCCATAAAGATTATCATTAATCAACTAACTGAAACTAACCCCACACAAGCGATCTGGTTAACTAACTACAGCGATCGCACTTCTGTTCAAGATAGTGAAAAATATCTTAATAACCTATTGGGAGAAAATAAAGAGTTAGTGTTGAGAATTTTAACGGTAAGAGAAGATTTAGCAGAGCAAGTATTGGAATTTTTGCCAGAAATGGTCAAAACTAATATTACTCAATCTAATATTGAACACCGTCGCCATCTTTTAGAGCGTTTAACCCAAACTCAATCTTTACCTGTTACCTCATCCGATAAGGATGAAAGCAATCAAGAATCAAATTCATTAGACAACAAGGAAGAATAA
- a CDS encoding serine/threonine-protein kinase translates to MINIIFNERYQVQKLLREKAGRKTFLALDLTTEELVIVKLLVWNNQFWDDLKLFEREAQTLQLLCHRAIPQYLDYFEVDLPECKGFALVQTYLNAPSLRELFDNGRRFSEDELKEIARKLLSILIYLHEHHPPVIHRDIKPSNILLTNTSGNSVGDIYLVDFGSVQNVLANDDGTITIVGTYGYMPIEQFSGQTVPASDLYSLGATLIYLVTGKHPSELLTKQIRIVFEDKVNLSDSFTQWLKSMTETALDMRFSSAREAIASLDNPITIRQENSLDILHKPLGSKVRVTNNKHKLEIIIPPQGFRLASLMQISFIIPLFLILVNVISHPSHHFLFLIFLIIIVGVIFGYTFLCFRQTRLSITANKIRMSQELKSFRYLSLNAFPEQITAIEHTFLAYRQGSKGSTITIAPKINLCIGTIKKVTLVSEDRLSSPELHWLAQEISNRLKVPIIRN, encoded by the coding sequence ATGATTAATATAATTTTCAATGAACGTTATCAGGTTCAAAAATTACTAAGGGAAAAAGCTGGTAGAAAAACTTTTTTGGCTTTAGATTTGACTACCGAAGAATTAGTAATAGTTAAATTGTTAGTTTGGAATAATCAATTTTGGGATGATTTAAAACTGTTTGAAAGAGAAGCACAAACTCTACAACTACTTTGTCACCGTGCTATTCCTCAATATCTTGATTATTTTGAGGTAGATTTACCCGAATGTAAAGGTTTTGCTCTAGTGCAAACCTATTTGAATGCTCCTTCTTTGCGAGAATTATTTGATAATGGTAGAAGATTCAGTGAAGATGAGTTAAAGGAAATTGCTCGTAAGTTGTTAAGTATTTTAATTTATTTACATGAACATCATCCCCCTGTTATTCATCGAGATATTAAACCGAGTAATATTTTACTTACTAATACTTCTGGAAATAGTGTAGGAGATATTTATTTAGTTGATTTTGGTTCTGTTCAAAATGTTTTAGCTAATGATGATGGCACAATTACCATTGTTGGTACTTATGGCTATATGCCTATAGAACAGTTTAGCGGACAAACAGTTCCTGCGTCAGACCTTTATTCTTTGGGAGCAACTTTAATTTATCTGGTGACGGGAAAACATCCTAGTGAATTATTAACAAAGCAAATAAGAATCGTCTTTGAAGATAAGGTTAATCTGAGCGATTCTTTTACACAGTGGCTTAAGTCTATGACAGAAACTGCTTTAGATATGCGTTTTTCTTCTGCCAGAGAAGCGATCGCATCTTTAGATAATCCTATCACAATTAGACAAGAAAATAGTTTAGATATTCTTCATAAGCCTTTAGGTAGCAAAGTAAGAGTTACTAATAACAAACACAAATTAGAAATTATTATTCCTCCTCAAGGATTTCGTCTCGCATCCCTGATGCAAATTTCCTTTATTATTCCTTTGTTTCTCATCTTAGTTAATGTTATTTCCCATCCCTCCCATCATTTCCTATTCTTGATTTTTTTGATAATTATTGTTGGTGTTATTTTTGGTTATACATTTCTGTGTTTTAGACAAACTAGACTAAGTATCACCGCTAATAAGATTAGAATGTCTCAAGAGTTAAAAAGTTTTCGGTATCTCTCTCTAAATGCTTTTCCCGAACAAATAACAGCTATAGAACATACATTCTTAGCCTATCGCCAAGGTAGTAAAGGCTCAACTATAACCATTGCACCGAAAATAAATCTTTGTATTGGTACAATTAAAAAAGTTACTTTAGTTAGTGAAGACCGTTTGAGTTCTCCTGAACTTCATTGGTTAGCCCAAGAAATTAGTAATCGTTTAAAAGTGCCGATTATTAGAAATTAA
- a CDS encoding recombinase family protein, with amino-acid sequence MKRNKPLWITGESCCGKTSYLAESIYRWMQIFPLPHKPLILVINHQARENLHQEILKLNTQGYLGKIRTPLGLIMEDVSLFYPLICEKLGIKATIPIRLRPETEQELATQLWQKDITSELISIFGNEYTCVRRILDLTQLAGAAGISFEKIPCSLQNSDFFQTIDNQSITNLIGDLIQKWRNWCLGKGFLNYGLIYELYALYLLPSKEYEQYLLNQYKGLFIDNIDDFPSIIIQICQRFIDNNITSVFTYNETGKVRLGLNADPEYIKKKILPLCDHQVLENKNSKCLKHSLEKPIFKLINGEFEDFEDIESLKNISSITTESRAELLSQTCNFIIESIKENKIKPQDIAIIAPGLDEIARYAFQDILTNQNGVEIQFLREKRPLISSAIIRSILSILTLVYPHQGRLVRKDLLPEMLVILSKEKIDLVRGNLLIDSCYVPDVNNPHLLDYTNFPRWDRLSYQSRDSYQNILAVIENIKTEIIEGENHLIVIIDKIIQLFFPHLNELQYNQIANLKEFRETAQHFWEIQCKLGNLAVNEIVSQFLTLIRKGTITANPLLEYNQNNSDDSEDGFSYSEGGLLISTIYQYRSHRCRHRWQFWMDTGSRFWSQGLGLFAYEAFLQSTEENPRTMQRESEDALIRRIVKDLLARAEEKIFLCHSDLSVTGNEQIGKLSPLLAFVP; translated from the coding sequence ATGAAAAGAAACAAGCCTCTTTGGATAACAGGAGAAAGTTGTTGCGGTAAAACTTCTTATTTAGCCGAATCAATTTATCGGTGGATGCAAATATTCCCCCTTCCCCATAAACCCCTTATTCTTGTCATCAACCATCAAGCCAGAGAAAATCTACATCAGGAAATCCTTAAACTTAATACTCAAGGCTATCTGGGAAAAATAAGAACTCCTCTAGGATTAATAATGGAAGATGTTAGCTTATTCTATCCCCTTATTTGCGAGAAACTAGGTATAAAAGCAACAATACCCATTAGACTACGCCCTGAGACTGAACAAGAGTTAGCAACTCAACTATGGCAAAAAGATATTACCTCCGAATTAATTAGCATTTTTGGTAATGAATATACTTGCGTTCGCAGAATTTTAGATTTAACACAATTAGCAGGGGCGGCAGGAATATCTTTTGAGAAAATCCCTTGCTCATTGCAAAATTCAGATTTTTTCCAGACAATTGATAATCAATCTATTACTAATTTGATCGGAGATTTGATTCAAAAATGGCGTAATTGGTGCTTAGGAAAGGGATTTTTAAACTATGGTTTAATTTATGAACTTTACGCCTTATATTTGTTACCGTCCAAGGAATATGAACAATATTTATTAAATCAATATAAGGGTTTGTTTATTGATAATATTGATGATTTTCCTTCCATAATTATACAAATTTGTCAAAGGTTTATTGATAATAATATTACCTCTGTTTTTACTTATAATGAAACGGGAAAAGTTCGATTAGGATTAAATGCAGACCCAGAATATATTAAAAAGAAAATATTGCCTTTATGTGATCATCAAGTTTTAGAAAATAAAAATAGTAAATGTTTAAAACACAGCTTAGAAAAACCAATTTTCAAACTAATAAATGGAGAATTTGAAGACTTTGAAGACATAGAATCTTTAAAAAATATAAGTAGTATCACCACAGAATCAAGGGCAGAGTTACTTTCTCAAACTTGTAATTTTATTATCGAATCTATTAAAGAAAATAAAATAAAACCTCAAGATATAGCGATTATTGCTCCGGGTTTGGATGAAATAGCTAGATATGCTTTTCAGGATATTTTAACTAATCAAAATGGAGTAGAAATTCAATTTTTAAGAGAAAAAAGACCTTTAATTAGTTCGGCTATTATTCGTAGTATTTTAAGTATTTTAACTTTAGTTTATCCACATCAAGGAAGATTGGTCAGAAAAGATTTATTACCAGAAATGCTAGTAATTTTGTCTAAGGAAAAAATAGACTTAGTTCGGGGTAATTTATTAATTGATAGTTGTTATGTTCCTGATGTCAATAATCCTCACTTGTTAGATTATACAAATTTTCCCCGTTGGGATCGTCTTAGCTATCAAAGTAGAGACAGTTATCAAAATATATTAGCAGTCATAGAAAATATCAAAACGGAAATTATTGAAGGAGAAAACCATTTAATTGTTATTATAGATAAGATTATTCAGCTATTTTTTCCCCATCTTAATGAACTTCAATATAATCAAATTGCTAATTTAAAAGAGTTTAGAGAAACAGCTCAACATTTTTGGGAAATTCAATGTAAATTGGGTAATTTAGCTGTCAATGAAATTGTTAGCCAATTTTTAACATTAATAAGAAAAGGTACAATCACGGCGAATCCCTTACTTGAATATAATCAAAACAATAGTGATGATTCAGAAGATGGTTTTTCTTATTCAGAGGGAGGACTTTTAATTTCAACTATATATCAATATCGATCGCATCGTTGTCGCCATCGTTGGCAATTTTGGATGGATACAGGTTCACGTTTTTGGAGTCAGGGTTTAGGTTTATTTGCTTATGAGGCATTTTTACAATCTACAGAAGAAAATCCTCGAACAATGCAAAGAGAATCTGAAGATGCTTTAATTAGACGAATTGTTAAAGATTTATTAGCTAGAGCAGAAGAAAAGATTTTTTTGTGTCATAGTGACCTTAGCGTGACAGGAAATGAACAAATCGGAAAATTATCTCCTTTACTAGCTTTTGTACCTTAA